CTGCTTTCAATCACTGCTTTTGTGACTGCAAGCCTATCTGGAATATACATCTTTGTGAAGAACCCCAGGAGCCGTTTCAACAGGGCACTCCTTGCTTTTTCGGCACTTGTCGCATACCTTTCACTCACAGATTTCGGCCTTTACATCTCTGAATCCTATGGGATGGCAGCCCTCTGGGTCAGGATGGGGTTCCTCTGGCCATTCGTGGTTCCGGTGATCCTTCACATGGTAATGATATTCACGGGAAGAATGAGAAGATGGTACACTCTCGCAGCACTCTACGTACCGGCCTTTATATTTTCAGCCCTTGAACTGACAACCGACCTCATAACGGCGGGCCCGCTGCTTAAACCATGGGGATGGACCTTCGCAGCATCCAGATCTGCAGCGTATGACCTTTCAACCATCTGGGGACTCGCTGTTGGGATAATTGCACTTATACTTGTTGTGATTCACCTCAGGTCCTCCTCACGTGAAGGGAGGACCCAGGGACTCTACCTTTTCACTGGCCTCATACTTCCCATTGTAACTGGATTTTTAACTGACCTCGTGCTTCCATTGATGGGCATTGAGGTCCCATCACTCACGAACCCGGCCACTGCAGTGGGGGTCTCCATCATAGCCTACGGGGTGCTCAGGTTTCACATACCAGTGCTCAGTCCAATGAACGCAGCGATGGATATTGTGAGGAACATGAACAGTTTCCTCATCATAACAGACCTTGAATTCAGGATATCCTATGTTAACCCGGCAGCCGAGAGGTTAACGGGTTTCAGTGCAGCGGAACTTCTGGGAAGAAGGATAGATGAGGTCATGGAATTTGAGGGTAAACTATCTGAGATGATGGAATCCATGGTGGAGTCGGCCCTGAAATCAGGGGATGGGGCGGTACCCGTTGTTGTATCCGCTGGCCACATCCATGGAGGTGGAGGGGAACACGTGGGCCTACTCTTCACAGGATCAGATATAAGGCCGATAAAGGAGATGGAGAAAAAACTTAAAAGGAGGGAGGAACGCCTTGTGCTGCTCACAGAGCACATGGCTGATGGCCTCGGTGAATTTGACAGGGACTTCAACTTCAGATACCTCAGCCCATCAGTGAAAAATATAACTGGTTACGGACATGGGCACCTCCTCAACAGGTCAGCCATCGAGTTCCTGGATTACGTGCATCCGGATGACCGGGAGAATGTCAGGGAACTCATCATGAGTGATGAGGAAATGCACAGGGCAACATTCAGGATAAAAAGGCCAGATGGAAGCTACAGGTGGGTGGAGTATGTTGACAGGCCCATCCGCAGAGATGGTGTTATCAGTGGTTACGTATTCGGCCTGAGGGATATACATGAACATAAACTCGCAGAGGAGGCCCTCAGGGTGAGCCGGGAGAAATTCAGGGAGCTTTTCAGGAACATGAATTCAGGGGTAATCGTTTTAAGTCCGGCTAAAGGCGGATTCAGGGTTTTATCCATGAATCCAGCCGCTGAGGAGATGGATGGTGTCGTCTGTGGGGACGTTAAGGGAATGGAACTTGAAAGGGCACTTCCAGGAATCGCAGAGTCCAGCATCAGAGAAGCCCTTGAAGGGGTGACCGGGAATGATGGACCACTCTACCTTCCCGAGGTTAAACATGGTGATAGATGGCTTGAAGTGTACATATACAGGCTCTCAACAGGTGAGGTTGTCATAATATGCGGGGATATAACCCTCAGAAAGGAGTATGAGGAGAGGCTGAGATCCTCCCTAAGGGAAAAGGAGGCGCTTCTGAGGGAGGTGCACCACAGGGTCAAGAACAACTTCCAGATAATATCCAGCCTCATAAACCTCCAGTTAGATGAAATCCAGGATGCAGCACCCCTCCTGGACCTTCAGAGCAGGGTTCAGTCCATGGCCCTCGTACATGAACTTCTCTACGAATCTGAGGATATAACCAGAATCGACATGAGGCGCTACATTGAGAGGCTCACATCATCCATCCTGGACAGCTACCATGCAGCGGGAGTAGAACTGAATGTCTCGGCCAAGGATGTGACTCTCCCAATCGAGACAGCAGTGCCCCTGGGTCTCATAATAAATGAACTCATCACAAATTCCGTGAAACATGCATTCAGTGAGGGGGGCGAGATCACAGTGAAACTGGAATCAGAGGGTGATGATTTCACACTCACCATCTCAGATAATGGGGTGGGACTTCCACCGGACTTTGTACTTGAGGAGTCTGATTCACTGGGCCTGAAACTTGTAAGTGGCCTTGTGGATCAGCTGGACGGGGACCTTGAAGTGGATATGGAGGATGGAACTGAATTCAGGGTTAGGTTCTCGGTTGTGCCCTACAGGCCCAGAATATAGAAGGGCAAACTTTAAGTTAAAATGCACTGGATCATTTAACATGGTACTCACACCAAGGGATGATGTTCTGAGGGCTGTTAGAAATTACTTTGAAAGTGAGCGCCGGGATGGTATAAACAGGCGCACTGAAGCATGGCGTTCACTTTCAGATAGCTTCATGAGAACCGCTGATGGCTCATACACCCTGGAGTCAGATTCCTGTGGGGAGGCCATGCACACCCGGAGTGGAGCCATAACAGAGTCCTTTGAAAAATTTGTAAGGCCCTCTATACCACCTGATGCAGAGGAAATCCGGGTTCTCGACCTCTGTTCTGGCCTCGGGTACAATACAGCGGCGCTCCTTGAATTCACATCTGACGGTGAGGTTACAGTGGACATGGTGGAGGTCTCCCCTGAGACACTGGCAGCGGCCCTCATAGTCCCATCACCGGTAAAATCCCATGAACTTGTCAGGGCTGCCTATGAGGACCACCTGATGGATATGGGAATCGTAAGCATAAGGGCATCTCCCCCACCACCCCCTGAGGTCAACCTGCGGGTTCACTGTGAGGATGCAAGGGAGACGCTTCAGAAACTGGAGGCTGAATACTATGACGCCATCTTCCTTGACGCATTCAGTCCCGGGGTTTCACCTGAACTCTACACTGTGGAGTTTCTATCACAGATAGCCAGGGTTATAAAGCCAGATGGAGTCCTTGCAACCTACACCTCCGCGGCCCCCCTGAGATCCGCCCTTATAGATGTGGGGTTCCATGTTGGTGCCGGCCCGGTATTTGGAAGGAAATCTGCAGGCACACTGGCCTCAATGGATCCCTCAAAGATTAAAGAGCCCCTGGACTGGAGGGATGAGAGAATGGTGGCCCTCAGTGATGCAGGGGTGCCCTACAGGGATCCCACACTTTCTTCAGATGGTGAAACCATAATTGAGAGACGTAGACTTGAGCGCATGGTAATTCGTGGTGTTACAAGGATATCATCCGCAGTTAAAACCCCCATATACCTCGGAGTATCCGTTGAAGGTGACAGGATCGGGCGCAGAGTCCGGCGGAACCTTGAAAGGATGGGGATATCCAATACGACGGGAGGGGAGGCACTCTACATAATATGCCCACAGATGGATGAATGTGTATGTGGCTGTGGAGAGGAAAGGGCGGCAACCTCAAGGGCGAGGGTACTCTCAATGAGGAGGAGACTGCTGGAAGTGGCCAGTTTCAGAGGGTGATACAGGAAAATTCAATCTGGTAGTTCATCGGGTTTTTGGTGTTCTACTTTAAATCATATTAAAGAGGATTCAATGCTGTATATAAGAATTGATAATTCATATTTATTAGCGGATTCACTGAGTTTAATGTTAACATTAAGGTAATTTCATATTTTTCAGAGCGGATTCGATGAGTTTAATGGTTTAGTACGGGAGGATTTCATGTTTGAGATAAGATCAAAGGACAACCTGGGAAGAACAGGTGTCCTCAAGACAGAACACGGAGAGGTCAGGACACCGGCACTGATGCCTGTTATACATCCGGGTAAGCAGACCATTGACGTTAAGAGCTTCGGCGCTGAGATCGTGATAACCAATGCATACATAATCTACAGGAACCCTGAACTCAGGGATAAGGCACTGAGAAAGGGTGTCCATGGACTCATAAACTTCGAGGGGCCCGTAATGACGGATTCGGGTTCATTCCAGCTCTCAGAGTACGGCGACGTTGAGGTTGAAAACCATGAAATAGTCCGCTTCCAGGATGAGATAGGAACAGACATAGGGACGTCCCTGGATATACCGACGCCGCCTGGTGTGAGCCACAGGAGGGCCCTTGAGGAGGTTGAAGTCACACTTCAAAGGGCAAGGGAGTCCCTTGAGTACCGGGAGAGGATGATGCTCAACGCCGTTGTACAGGGATCAACCCACCCTGACCTCAGGAGGTACTGCGCCTCACAGCTTGCAGAGCTCCCGGTGGAACTCCACCCTATAGGTGCCGTTGTACCTCTAATGGAGTCCTACAGGTACAGGGAGCTGGTTGATGCTGTACTATCCTCTGTTTCAGAACTTCCGCCATCAAGGCCAAGGCACCTCATGGGGGCTGGACATCCAATGATATTCGCCCTCGCGGCCTCCATGGGATGCGACCTCTTTGATTCGGCGGCCTACATACTCTATGCAGAGGATGGTCGTCTTCTGAGCACAGAGGGGACATATAAACTTGAGAACCTCCAGGAGATGCCGTGCTCATGCAGGGTATGCACGGATTATACACCATCGGAGCTCCGCGGGATGGAGGCTGAGGATAGAAGGAACCTCATAGCTGAACACAACCTCCATGTGAGCTTTGCAGAGATAAGGAAGGTCCGCCAGGCAATTTATGATGGGAGCCTAATGGAACTTGTTGAGGAGAGATGCAGGGCACATCCAAGACTCCTTGAGGGATACAGGAGGATGTCGGCTTACGTTGAACTCTCTGAGAGATTCGAGCCAAGGTCCAAACGCTCAGCATTCTTCTACACTGGACCAGAATCACTGGGCCGTGTTGAGGTTCACAGGCATCTTCAGTGGGTCAGGAAAAACCTGAGGGGAAGGATGGCAATCGCAGGCCCATCAAGGAAACCCTACTCATCCAGTTTACCATCAAGGATCAGTGGTTTTCGCTCAATGAAACCCCAGCCTGATGGGGAATGGAGTGTGGTGGTTGCAGACGTGCCCTTTGGCCTCATACCCCTTGAACTTGACCAGGTCTACCCCCTGGCCCAGAGCGATGCACCGGGTATCATGGACCTGGAGGCCAGGCACTTCCTGAGGGAACTGATACTCGACCTTGAGGGAGACGTGATCATAAGTGAGGACCTCTGCAGTGAACTCGGACTTCAGCTTCAACACACCTATTCAGGGGAGGTGGAGACCTATGTTGATGACCTTGACCGTATAAGGATGATTGCAGAGTACCAGTTCGGTGAGGGATCAGGTAAAGTGCTTTTCCCTGATGATGTCAGGATTGAGAGGAGCCGTAACACAGGGAAGATAAGGCACATCTACTCAGGAGAGAAACTTATATGCACCATGAGGGCATCTGACGGCCTCTTTGTGCTTTCAGCCGAGGGTGCCAGGAGGCTTCATGATGGCACAGCCTACCCCCGCTGCAGGGTGGCTGTGAATGAGGAGTCTGAACCATTTGCAAGGGAGGGCAGGAGTGTATTTGCAAAGTTTATAATTGACTGCGACAATAATATAAGGGCCGGCGATGAAGTTTTAATTGTTAACGCTCATGATGAACTTCTGGCCACAGGCAGGGCCCTCCTCTGTGCCGAGGAGATGATGGACCTCAACCATGGCCAGGCAGTGAAAACCAGGAAAGGAGGATTTTAAATGATACCGGGCATGGGAATGAACCCAAAGCAGCTGAAACAGATGCAGAGGGCCATGAAGCAGATGGGAATGGATATGAAGGACCTCCGTGGCGTTGAGGAGGTTGTTATCAAACTCAAGAAGAAGGAGATCATAATAAAAAATCCCCGCGTAAATGTCATGGACTTCATGGGCCAGAAGACCTATCAGGTGACAGGCAAGGCCCGTGAACGTGACCTTGAAGCTGAGGTTAAGATACCCGAGGATGACATTGAACTTGTCATGAACCAGACCGGTGTAAGCCGGGAGGAAGCCACCAGGGCCCTTCAGGAAACCGGGGGTGACCTGGCAGAGGCCATTATGAGGTTGAGCTGATGGTCTTAATAGCCCATATCTCGGATCTCCATGTGGGCGCACCCAACTTCAAGGAGGACATACTCCTTGAGGCCATAAGACAGATAAATGAGCTTAAACCTGACGCAACCGTTATAACCGGTGACCTTACAGATAATGGCTATTACCTTGAATTCCTGCAGGCCGCTGAGTACCTCAGCGACCTCAGGGGTCCCCACATATTTGTTCCAGGGAACCATGATGCAAGGCATGTGGGAAACGAGACCTTTGAGGATGTCTTCAGGTACAGGAAGGGGACCTTTGTGATGGATGAACTCACAATAATAGGGCTTGACAGCAGTGAGCCTGATCTTGACTATGGCAAGATAGGGAGGTCCCAGCAGATCTGGATGGAGGAGGAACTTGAGAGGGCCTCGGAGAGGGGACATTTCAGGGTTATAGCCCTCCACCACCACATAATACCTGTTCCCAAGACCGGCCGTGAGAGGAACGTACTTGCAGATGCAGGGGACATACTCTATTCAATAATCAGGAGGGGCGCTGACCTTGTGATATCGGGCCACAAGCATGTCCCCCATGTCTGGAGGGTTGAGGACACGTTCTTTGTAACCGCCGGGACGGTTTCATCCCTTAAACTGAGGGGTAAAGATATTAATTCATATAATACATATTACATTAATGAGGATTCTATAAGAATAGTTCTCAACCAGGTTCAGGGAGAAAGGATTGAACTGGCATCCCACAGCCTGCGGGAATAATCTCATTCAGGTGGTTA
This is a stretch of genomic DNA from Methanothermobacter sp.. It encodes these proteins:
- a CDS encoding PAS domain S-box protein translates to LLSITAFVTASLSGIYIFVKNPRSRFNRALLAFSALVAYLSLTDFGLYISESYGMAALWVRMGFLWPFVVPVILHMVMIFTGRMRRWYTLAALYVPAFIFSALELTTDLITAGPLLKPWGWTFAASRSAAYDLSTIWGLAVGIIALILVVIHLRSSSREGRTQGLYLFTGLILPIVTGFLTDLVLPLMGIEVPSLTNPATAVGVSIIAYGVLRFHIPVLSPMNAAMDIVRNMNSFLIITDLEFRISYVNPAAERLTGFSAAELLGRRIDEVMEFEGKLSEMMESMVESALKSGDGAVPVVVSAGHIHGGGGEHVGLLFTGSDIRPIKEMEKKLKRREERLVLLTEHMADGLGEFDRDFNFRYLSPSVKNITGYGHGHLLNRSAIEFLDYVHPDDRENVRELIMSDEEMHRATFRIKRPDGSYRWVEYVDRPIRRDGVISGYVFGLRDIHEHKLAEEALRVSREKFRELFRNMNSGVIVLSPAKGGFRVLSMNPAAEEMDGVVCGDVKGMELERALPGIAESSIREALEGVTGNDGPLYLPEVKHGDRWLEVYIYRLSTGEVVIICGDITLRKEYEERLRSSLREKEALLREVHHRVKNNFQIISSLINLQLDEIQDAAPLLDLQSRVQSMALVHELLYESEDITRIDMRRYIERLTSSILDSYHAAGVELNVSAKDVTLPIETAVPLGLIINELITNSVKHAFSEGGEITVKLESEGDDFTLTISDNGVGLPPDFVLEESDSLGLKLVSGLVDQLDGDLEVDMEDGTEFRVRFSVVPYRPRI
- a CDS encoding MnmC family methyltransferase, whose product is MVLTPRDDVLRAVRNYFESERRDGINRRTEAWRSLSDSFMRTADGSYTLESDSCGEAMHTRSGAITESFEKFVRPSIPPDAEEIRVLDLCSGLGYNTAALLEFTSDGEVTVDMVEVSPETLAAALIVPSPVKSHELVRAAYEDHLMDMGIVSIRASPPPPPEVNLRVHCEDARETLQKLEAEYYDAIFLDAFSPGVSPELYTVEFLSQIARVIKPDGVLATYTSAAPLRSALIDVGFHVGAGPVFGRKSAGTLASMDPSKIKEPLDWRDERMVALSDAGVPYRDPTLSSDGETIIERRRLERMVIRGVTRISSAVKTPIYLGVSVEGDRIGRRVRRNLERMGISNTTGGEALYIICPQMDECVCGCGEERAATSRARVLSMRRRLLEVASFRG
- the tgtA gene encoding tRNA guanosine(15) transglycosylase TgtA → MFEIRSKDNLGRTGVLKTEHGEVRTPALMPVIHPGKQTIDVKSFGAEIVITNAYIIYRNPELRDKALRKGVHGLINFEGPVMTDSGSFQLSEYGDVEVENHEIVRFQDEIGTDIGTSLDIPTPPGVSHRRALEEVEVTLQRARESLEYRERMMLNAVVQGSTHPDLRRYCASQLAELPVELHPIGAVVPLMESYRYRELVDAVLSSVSELPPSRPRHLMGAGHPMIFALAASMGCDLFDSAAYILYAEDGRLLSTEGTYKLENLQEMPCSCRVCTDYTPSELRGMEAEDRRNLIAEHNLHVSFAEIRKVRQAIYDGSLMELVEERCRAHPRLLEGYRRMSAYVELSERFEPRSKRSAFFYTGPESLGRVEVHRHLQWVRKNLRGRMAIAGPSRKPYSSSLPSRISGFRSMKPQPDGEWSVVVADVPFGLIPLELDQVYPLAQSDAPGIMDLEARHFLRELILDLEGDVIISEDLCSELGLQLQHTYSGEVETYVDDLDRIRMIAEYQFGEGSGKVLFPDDVRIERSRNTGKIRHIYSGEKLICTMRASDGLFVLSAEGARRLHDGTAYPRCRVAVNEESEPFAREGRSVFAKFIIDCDNNIRAGDEVLIVNAHDELLATGRALLCAEEMMDLNHGQAVKTRKGGF
- a CDS encoding nascent polypeptide-associated complex protein, producing the protein MIPGMGMNPKQLKQMQRAMKQMGMDMKDLRGVEEVVIKLKKKEIIIKNPRVNVMDFMGQKTYQVTGKARERDLEAEVKIPEDDIELVMNQTGVSREEATRALQETGGDLAEAIMRLS
- a CDS encoding metallophosphoesterase, whose product is MVLIAHISDLHVGAPNFKEDILLEAIRQINELKPDATVITGDLTDNGYYLEFLQAAEYLSDLRGPHIFVPGNHDARHVGNETFEDVFRYRKGTFVMDELTIIGLDSSEPDLDYGKIGRSQQIWMEEELERASERGHFRVIALHHHIIPVPKTGRERNVLADAGDILYSIIRRGADLVISGHKHVPHVWRVEDTFFVTAGTVSSLKLRGKDINSYNTYYINEDSIRIVLNQVQGERIELASHSLRE